TGGCGCTGCTGGCAGCAAGCAGGCAAAGGGCGATGTGGATGCGCATTGGAAGACTCCTTTCATTTGTCTTGAATGGAGTCTAGGCGGCCAGTCTTAACGCTGGATTAGGCGAGCTTAAGGCAGGATTAACGCGGTCGACGCTGTGCGCCGGCCGTTTCCCACGGTTTGTTTCTTCAGTGCTGCGCTCGCTGGCGGGACGGGCAATCGATGATCAGGACCGACATGTCGTCGTGGGCGGCACCGCCGTGCAGATGGGCGTCCAGCGCCTGGTGGATCGAGGCAATCATCGCATCGGATGAGGGCGCCTGGGTGAGGGCTGAAAGCAGGCTGATTTCATTGAACAACGTCCCGCCCGGACTGCTTGCCTCGATGACGCCATCCGATACCAGAACCAGGTGTGCGGTGCTGGCGCAGTCGAAAGTTTCCGGAATACTCAGCGTTTCGCTGGCGGCGCTGACGCCGAGCGGCAGGTTTTTCGACGTGAAGCGCTGGAGCACCTCGCCGGAGACATCGAGAAGTAGCGCATCCGGCATGCCGCCGACCCAGATTTCACCACGCTGTGTCGTCTCGTCGATACAGATGAAGCTGGCGGCCACGAAGCGACCGAGCGGCAGCGAATTGACCAGCATGAAGTTGATCGACTCGACCATGCTGATCAGCGGGTGGTCGAGTTCAACCAGTCGATAGAACTCCTGAACCATGGGCAGCACGCTGACCGCTGCGGCCAGGCCATGACCGGTGGCATCGGCCAGGGTAGCGTAGAGCTTGCCGCGCGGCGAGCGGGCGGCCAGGATCATGTCGCCGGAGAATTGTGTGGCCGGCGTGACCGAGTGCCTGATGCCGGTTTCCGCCATCAGGTCGGTCCTGATCTGGTGTGCGAGGATGCGGCGCGCCAGGTCGGCCTCGCGCTGGTGCTCGTCGTAGTGGGCCTTGAGGATGCCGGCCTGTTCGGCAATCTTGTTCTGGGCGAGATGCTTTTCGGTAATGTCGCGCAAGGTTTCGACAACGGCGATCAGGCGCCCGCTCTCGTCGTAAACGGGGCCGGCATCGACGGCCAGGTAAAGGCGCTGGCCAAGTTGCGGCATGACGCACCAGTTTTCGGCATGGACGCCGAAAGATGGTTGTGATGGGTCGTCATGCAAGCTGTAGAGGTGTTCGATCCGGGTGTAATCGGCGCTGGCCACCAGATCGGCCAGGCAGGGGCGCGGGCTGTCGTAGAAGG
The sequence above is drawn from the Dechloromonas sp. TW-R-39-2 genome and encodes:
- a CDS encoding SpoIIE family protein phosphatase, giving the protein MTLGMISPTGTKPAPQENHLNFAITLMEHLVVPTFVLDADCRVVIWNRACERLTGLPASQVIGTREHWRAFYDSPRPCLADLVASADYTRIEHLYSLHDDPSQPSFGVHAENWCVMPQLGQRLYLAVDAGPVYDESGRLIAVVETLRDITEKHLAQNKIAEQAGILKAHYDEHQREADLARRILAHQIRTDLMAETGIRHSVTPATQFSGDMILAARSPRGKLYATLADATGHGLAAAVSVLPMVQEFYRLVELDHPLISMVESINFMLVNSLPLGRFVAASFICIDETTQRGEIWVGGMPDALLLDVSGEVLQRFTSKNLPLGVSAASETLSIPETFDCASTAHLVLVSDGVIEASSPGGTLFNEISLLSALTQAPSSDAMIASIHQALDAHLHGGAAHDDMSVLIIDCPSRQRAQH